Part of the Anopheles gambiae chromosome 3, idAnoGambNW_F1_1, whole genome shotgun sequence genome is shown below.
GGGTATGCAGACGAGGAGGGGGATGGTACCGGGAGCGCGATTTCAGCAGGCACAGCCACCTTCCGGgtctttcgtttcgtttggcGAATCTTTCAGCACAACCTCGTGCActgatgatggtggttggGAAGGCAGGGAAGGAGTAGAAAGTAAAATgttaaggaaaaaaacacaaacaaacaaacaaaacaaccaaaacaataGAGACAAacataagaaaaacaaaagcaaatgtatgaaaatatgaaaaaagtgaatgaaaagaaatgaGCTATTTTATGGAAATGGCCCAATATACATTCGTTTGCTTTGCGGCTTCCTTGTAAAACAACATTGAAGCTGCAATGGAAACGACGACAATGATCATTTGGCTTTGCTAAAAGGATACTGTCTTCTGGTGGTTTATTCTCGGTCGAATCCATGCCAGGCAGGGCGGCGGCCACTCTTCGGAAAAgctacaacaaaaagaagagcaAATGAATTAGCAAaagcctctctctctctctctgcaggCTTGTCAAACCAATGCCCTTACCTGCTTAACGTTATAGCCGGCTTTCGCACTAGTCTCGATAAACATTACGTTCAGTTCTTTCGCTTTTCGCTCGCCCTCCTCCGTCGACACCTGGCGCTTGTCGGAAAGGTCGGTTTTGTTGCCCACCAGCATGATGATCACGTCGCTGCCGCGCTCCGTTCGCACGTCATCGATCCATTTCGACGTTTGATGAAATGAATTCGCGTCTGTAAGGGAGGGAATAAAAAGTGTTCAATATATGAAACTAATCAATTAGAAGtacaaaacaatttaaataataGTTTAACAGCTCGAATTTCCTAGTGTATTGTCGGTTTATCGTTTCAACAGTCAATCCAACATAGTGTGtaatagtgatgggtaaagttgacAAATAGCCGGAATTGACTACGATCCTactccgataatttcggaatcgactccggaaggaaGTTCAgtattatccggagtcgttcggaatcgtttagagccgtccggaatcgcccacAGTCGCCTGGAGTCGCCCCGAGACAGAGTCGTCAGAAGTTGTcagaagtcgtccagagtcgttcagaATCTCCCTAAGTCGCCTGGAGTTATCCGGAGCCGTTGGGCGACTTAGAATGATTACGGACGACTACCTTCGACActgactccggaagactccaaactactccgaacgactccgaacgactccggatgactccgaacgacttctgTCAGcttcgggcgactccgggcgtcTCCGAACGACtttggatgactccggacgactccggacgaatcTGACTGCGGACGACTCTGACTACAGACGACTACGGACGtctacggacgactccggatgactccggacgactccggatgacttcggatgactacggacgactctggacgacttctggaagctccggacgactccagacgtctccgagcgactccgaacgactccgaacgactccgaacgactccgaacgactccgaatgactctgaCTCctaacgactctggacgacttctgACGAtaccggacgacttcgaacgacttcagacgactccgaataatACTATgagtcagagtcgtccagagtcgtccagagtcgtccagagtcacccggagtcgtccagaaacgcccggagtcgcctggagtca
Proteins encoded:
- the LOC4577653 gene encoding ras-related protein Rab6 isoform X1 → MSSSGDFGNPLRKFKLVFLGEQSVGKTSLITRFMYDSFDNTYQATIGIDFLSKTMYLEDRTVRLQLWDTAGQERFRSLIPSYIRDSTVAVVVYDITNANSFHQTSKWIDDVRTERGSDVIIMLVGNKTDLSDKRQVSTEEGERKAKELNVMFIETSAKAGYNVKQLFRRVAAALPGMDSTENKPPEDSILLAKPNDHCRRFHCSFNVVLQGSRKANECILGHFHKIAHFFSFTFFIFSYICFCFSYVCLYCFGCFVCLFVFFSLTFYFLLLPCLPNHHHQCTRLC
- the LOC4577653 gene encoding ras-related protein Rab6 isoform X3 produces the protein MSSSGDFGNPLRKFKLVFLGEQSVGKTSLITRFMYDSFDNTYQATIGIDFLSKTMYLEDRTVRLQLWDTAGQERFRSLIPSYIRDSTVAVVVYDITNANSFHQTSKWIDDVRTERGSDVIIMLVGNKTDLSDKRQVSTEEGERKAKELNVMFIETSAKAGYNVKQLFRRVAAALPGMDSTENKPPEDMHEVVLKDSPNETKDPEGGCAC